Proteins from a genomic interval of Niabella soli DSM 19437:
- the argH gene encoding argininosuccinate lyase: MKLWKKNTDSLKEVETFTVGKDREMDEYLAPFDVLGSLAHIQMLESVGLLKKEELTELQKALRSIYADIKKGDFQLQEDVEDIHSQVEVLLTQRIGEAGKKIHSARSRNDQVLVDLKLFLRSEIEQTVKAILPFFELLQTQSEKYKMFLFPGYTHLQLAMPSSFGLWFGAYAESLVDDLISLKAAYDIINKNPLGSAAGYGSSFPINRTLTTQLLGFSTLNYNVVYAQMGRGKAERVVAQALANIADTLSRMSMDATLYLNQNFSFISFPPELTTGSSIMPHKKNPDVFELIRSHCNRIKALPNEITLMTTNLPSGYHRDLQLLKEHLFPAFKVLKDCIEMAGLMLSNIEVKADLLKDEKYKYLFTVDLVNQLVLQGVPFRDAYIQVGRSVEDGTYKVPEHTEIKNPHEGSIQNLCTKAIKDLMDKTIASFDFEAVHTAYGKLLSAE; encoded by the coding sequence ATGAAACTCTGGAAAAAAAATACGGATTCGCTAAAAGAAGTAGAAACCTTTACCGTAGGTAAGGATCGTGAAATGGATGAATACCTGGCTCCTTTTGACGTGTTGGGGTCATTGGCGCATATTCAAATGCTGGAATCAGTAGGCTTATTGAAAAAAGAAGAGCTTACCGAATTGCAAAAAGCGCTGCGTTCTATTTATGCCGACATTAAAAAAGGAGATTTTCAATTACAGGAGGATGTAGAGGATATTCACTCACAGGTAGAAGTATTGCTGACCCAACGGATCGGCGAGGCCGGCAAAAAGATACACAGCGCCCGCAGCCGTAACGACCAGGTGCTGGTGGACCTGAAATTATTTTTACGCAGCGAAATTGAACAAACCGTAAAAGCCATTCTCCCGTTTTTTGAACTGCTGCAAACGCAAAGCGAAAAATATAAAATGTTCCTGTTTCCGGGATACACGCATTTACAACTGGCCATGCCTTCCTCTTTTGGGCTTTGGTTTGGCGCCTATGCCGAAAGCCTGGTGGATGACCTTATCAGTCTGAAAGCGGCATACGACATCATCAATAAAAACCCTTTAGGCTCCGCTGCAGGCTATGGTTCCTCCTTCCCCATTAACCGTACACTCACAACCCAATTGCTAGGCTTCTCCACATTAAACTACAATGTGGTATATGCGCAAATGGGCCGGGGCAAGGCAGAAAGGGTGGTAGCGCAGGCATTGGCCAATATTGCAGATACGCTGTCCAGAATGAGCATGGATGCTACGTTGTACCTGAACCAGAATTTCAGTTTCATCAGCTTTCCGCCGGAGCTTACCACGGGCAGCAGCATTATGCCGCATAAAAAAAACCCGGATGTTTTTGAGCTGATCCGTTCGCATTGTAACCGCATCAAAGCATTGCCTAACGAAATTACTTTGATGACCACCAACCTGCCCTCGGGTTATCACCGGGATCTGCAGTTATTGAAGGAACACCTGTTCCCGGCATTTAAAGTGCTGAAGGATTGTATTGAGATGGCTGGCCTGATGTTGTCCAACATCGAAGTGAAAGCCGACCTTTTAAAAGATGAAAAATACAAATACCTGTTTACTGTGGATCTCGTGAATCAGTTGGTATTACAGGGCGTTCCCTTCCGGGATGCTTATATACAGGTAGGCAGATCCGTTGAAGACGGCACTTATAAAGTACCCGAACATACCGAGATCAAAAACCCACATGAGGGAAGCATTCAGAATTTATGTACCAAAGCGATAAAAGATTTGATGGACAAAACCATTGCTTCTTTTGATTTTGAGGCCGTGCATACGGCATATGGAAAGTTGTTGAGTGCAGAATAA